The following proteins are encoded in a genomic region of Coffea eugenioides isolate CCC68of chromosome 6, Ceug_1.0, whole genome shotgun sequence:
- the LOC113776483 gene encoding protein DETOXIFICATION 53 — protein sequence MPSVKVWEELFSLMKIALPVALTTLLVFSKGIISMLFLGRMGKTELAGGSLAIGFANVTGFSVMKGLCMGMEPICSQAYGAKRLSVLSHTYIKTFLLLFFASIPITFLWLNVEPVLLRLGQDRVILRVAKAYLVYSIPELIAHAHITPLRSFLRTQGLNSPATVVATCSTLLHLPITYLLVSHLNLRVKGLALASVFYTLNMNIGLLLYLVFSKVAIKPWVGATLFSVLQGWGPLLSLAIPSLFSVCLEWWWYEIILFMSGLLSNPEACVAAMGILIQTTGTIYVFPFSLGLSISQRVGHELGAGQPARARFASLLGLCVGLAYGTLAFGLSVALRSVWGKLYTSDPQVLGLIAGVLPILGLAEVGNSSQTAACGALTGSARPRVGVRINLAAFYLVGIPCSVVFAFKLNIGFRGLWLGLIASQAACLSLMVYTLVQTDWKHQAKRAEQLTLAAHGDNDDGDGGSNLIP from the coding sequence GTGTGGGAAGAGCTCTTCTCCCTGATGAAGATTGCATTGCCAGTGGCGCTGACGACGTTGCTGGTATTTTCCAAGGGTATCATATCCATGCTCTTCTTGGGCCGCATGGGCAAGACTGAACTTGCCGGAGGCTCCCTCGCCATCGGCTTCGCCAACGTCACCGGCTTCTCCGTCATGAAAGGCCTCTGCATGGGGATGGAACCCATCTGCTCCCAAGCCTACGGCGCCAAGCGATTGTCCGTCCTCTCCCACACCTACATCAAAAccttcctcctcctcttcttcgCCTCCATTCCCATCACCTTTCTCTGGCTCAACGTCGAACCTGTCCTCCTCCGCCTCGGCCAGGACCGCGTCATCTTGCGAGTTGCCAAGGCTTACCTCGTCTACTCCATCCCCGAGTTGATTGCCCACGCTCACATCACCCCCTTGCGCTCCTTCTTGAGGACCCAGGGCCTCAACTCCCCCGCCACCGTTGTCGCCACTTGCTCCACCCTCCTCCACCTCCCCATCACCTACCTCCTTGTATCCCACCTCAACCTCCGGGTCAAGGGCCTTGCCTTGGCTTCCGTCTTCTACACCCTCAACATGAATATCGGCTTGCTCCTCTATCTCGTTTTCTCCAAAGTCGCCATCAAGCCCTGGGTCGGGGCAACCCTCTTCTCCGTCCTCCAAGGCTGGGGGCCCTTGCTCAGCCTCGCCATCCCCAGCCTCTTCTCCGTGTGCTTGGAGTGGTGGTGGTACGAGATCATCCTTTTTATGAGCGGCCTGTTGAGCAACCCGGAGGCCTGCGTCGCCGCCATGGGCATCCTCATCCAGACCACCGGTACCATCTACGTCTTCCCCTTTTCCCTCGGCTTGAGCATCTCCCAGCGCGTCGGCCACGAACTGGGGGCCGGTCAGCCCGCCAGAGCCAGATTTGCCTCCCTCCTCGGTCTCTGCGTCGGACTCGCTTATGGGACGTTAGCCTTCGGCTTGAGTGTGGCCCTGAGGTCTGTTTGGGGAAAGCTGTACACCAGCGACCCCCAGGTTCTGGGCTTAATTGCTGGTGTCCTCCCCATTTTGGGGTTGGCTGAGGTGGGCAATTCTTCTCAGACCGCTGCCTGCGGTGCCCTCACTGGCTCTGCACGCCCTAGGGTCGGCGTCCGCATAAACCTTGCCGCCTTTTACCTGGTGGGGATACCCTGCTCGGTAGTATTTGCATTCAAGCTCAACATAGGTTTCCGGGGGCTGTGGCTGGGTCTGATTGCATCCCAGGCTGCATGCTTGAGCCTCATGGTTTACACCTTGGTCCAAACTGACTGGAAGCACCAGGCCAAGAGGGCTGAGCAGTTGACGCTAGCCGCCCACGGGGACAACGATGATGGGGACGGAGGATCCAACCTTATTCCTTGA
- the LOC113775940 gene encoding serine/threonine-protein kinase STY13 isoform X2, translating to MSCSDKYNRGEQRDCETPVVGCESDEGASRNGSTTTATSPHFCIDQKVLVDPKQLFIGSKIGEGAHGKVYQGRYGDRIVAIKVLNHGNNSEERTALEGRFAREVTMMSRVKHENLVKFIGACKDPLMVLVTELLPGMSLRKYLVSIRPKQLDLHVALNYALDIARAMDCLHANGIIHRDLKPDNLLLTANQQSVKLADFGLAREESVTEMMTAETGTYRWMAPELYSTVTLRQGEKKHYNNKVDVYSFGIVFWELLTNRMPFEGMSNLQAAYAAAFKSCWVEDPNLRPSFSQIIRMLNEFLFALPPPEPSLQEARSNEATVTSNGSIAELSARARGKFAFLRQLFAAKKARNSQ from the exons ATGAGTTGCAGTGACAAGTATAACAGAGGAGAACAGAGGGACTGCGAAACACCAGTTGTCGGTTGTGAATCAGATGAGGGTGCCTCCAGGAATGGATCAACAACAACCGCAACCTCCCCACATTTTTGTATTGATCAAAAAGTTCTCGTTGACCCTAAACAGCTCTTTATTGGATCAAAGATTGGTGAGGGAGCTCATGGAAAAGTTTACCAAGGGAG GTATGGAGATCGAATTGTTGCCATAAAGGTCCTCAATCATGGCAACAATTCTGAAGAAAGGACTGCACTTGAAGGTCGTTTTGCCCGAGAAGTGACAATGATGTCAAGAGTTAAGCATGAAAATCTTGTGAAG TTTATTGGAGCGTGTAAAGATCCCTTGATGGTGTTAGTTACAGAGCTATTACCAGGCATGTCACTTCGAAAGTATTTGGTCAGCATCCGTCCAAAGCAGTTGGATCTTCATGTGGCACTAAATTATGCCCTTGACATTGCTCGAGCTATGGATTGTTTACATGCTAATGGGATTATCCATAGAGATCTTAAACCTG ATAATTTGTTGCTTACGGCCAATCAGCAGTCTGTGAAGCTAGCAGATTTTGGCCTTGCAAGGGAAGAATCTGTAACCGAAATGATGACTGCAGAAACAGGGACATATCGTTGGATGGCCCCTGAG TTGTACAGCACTGTTACCCTGCGTCAGGGAGAGAAGAAGCATTACAATAATAAGGTAGATGTTTACAGTTTTGGGATTGTTTTTTGGGAACTACTGACGAACCGTATGCCGTTTGAAGGAATGTCAAATTTGCAGGCTGCTTATGCTGCTGCTTTTAAG TCATGCTGGGTTGAGGATCCCAATCTGCGACCTAGCTTCAGCCAAATCATCAGGATGCTGAACGAATTTCTCTTTGCACTGCCGCCACCAGAACCATCTTTGCAGGAAGCCCGGTCCAATGAAGCAACAGTTACAAGTAATGGCAGTATTGCAGAACTTTCTGCGCGAGCTAGAGGGAAATTTGCCTTTCTGCGTCAGCTCTTTGCTGCAAAGAAGGCAAGAAACTCACAGTAA
- the LOC113775940 gene encoding serine/threonine-protein kinase STY13 isoform X3 — MSCSDKYNRGEQRDCETPVVGCESDEGASRNGSTTTATSPHFCIDQKVLVDPKQLFIGSKIGEGAHGKVYQGRYGDRIVAIKVLNHGNNSEERTALEGRFAREVTMMSRVKHENLVKFIGACKDPLMVLVTELLPGMSLRKYLVSIRPKQLDLHVALNYALDIARAMDCLHANGIIHRDLKPDNLLLTANQQSVKLADFGLAREESVTEMMTAETGTYRWMAPELYSTVTLRQGEKKHYNNKQERPSIPEDISPDLAFIMQSCWVEDPNLRPSFSQIIRMLNEFLFALPPPEPSLQEARSNEATVTSNGSIAELSARARGKFAFLRQLFAAKKARNSQ; from the exons ATGAGTTGCAGTGACAAGTATAACAGAGGAGAACAGAGGGACTGCGAAACACCAGTTGTCGGTTGTGAATCAGATGAGGGTGCCTCCAGGAATGGATCAACAACAACCGCAACCTCCCCACATTTTTGTATTGATCAAAAAGTTCTCGTTGACCCTAAACAGCTCTTTATTGGATCAAAGATTGGTGAGGGAGCTCATGGAAAAGTTTACCAAGGGAG GTATGGAGATCGAATTGTTGCCATAAAGGTCCTCAATCATGGCAACAATTCTGAAGAAAGGACTGCACTTGAAGGTCGTTTTGCCCGAGAAGTGACAATGATGTCAAGAGTTAAGCATGAAAATCTTGTGAAG TTTATTGGAGCGTGTAAAGATCCCTTGATGGTGTTAGTTACAGAGCTATTACCAGGCATGTCACTTCGAAAGTATTTGGTCAGCATCCGTCCAAAGCAGTTGGATCTTCATGTGGCACTAAATTATGCCCTTGACATTGCTCGAGCTATGGATTGTTTACATGCTAATGGGATTATCCATAGAGATCTTAAACCTG ATAATTTGTTGCTTACGGCCAATCAGCAGTCTGTGAAGCTAGCAGATTTTGGCCTTGCAAGGGAAGAATCTGTAACCGAAATGATGACTGCAGAAACAGGGACATATCGTTGGATGGCCCCTGAG TTGTACAGCACTGTTACCCTGCGTCAGGGAGAGAAGAAGCATTACAATAATAAG CAAGAGAGGCCTTCCATTCCAGAAGACATTTCCCCTGATCTCGCTTTCATTATGCAGTCATGCTGGGTTGAGGATCCCAATCTGCGACCTAGCTTCAGCCAAATCATCAGGATGCTGAACGAATTTCTCTTTGCACTGCCGCCACCAGAACCATCTTTGCAGGAAGCCCGGTCCAATGAAGCAACAGTTACAAGTAATGGCAGTATTGCAGAACTTTCTGCGCGAGCTAGAGGGAAATTTGCCTTTCTGCGTCAGCTCTTTGCTGCAAAGAAGGCAAGAAACTCACAGTAA
- the LOC113775940 gene encoding serine/threonine-protein kinase STY13 isoform X1, with product MSCSDKYNRGEQRDCETPVVGCESDEGASRNGSTTTATSPHFCIDQKVLVDPKQLFIGSKIGEGAHGKVYQGRYGDRIVAIKVLNHGNNSEERTALEGRFAREVTMMSRVKHENLVKFIGACKDPLMVLVTELLPGMSLRKYLVSIRPKQLDLHVALNYALDIARAMDCLHANGIIHRDLKPDNLLLTANQQSVKLADFGLAREESVTEMMTAETGTYRWMAPELYSTVTLRQGEKKHYNNKVDVYSFGIVFWELLTNRMPFEGMSNLQAAYAAAFKQERPSIPEDISPDLAFIMQSCWVEDPNLRPSFSQIIRMLNEFLFALPPPEPSLQEARSNEATVTSNGSIAELSARARGKFAFLRQLFAAKKARNSQ from the exons ATGAGTTGCAGTGACAAGTATAACAGAGGAGAACAGAGGGACTGCGAAACACCAGTTGTCGGTTGTGAATCAGATGAGGGTGCCTCCAGGAATGGATCAACAACAACCGCAACCTCCCCACATTTTTGTATTGATCAAAAAGTTCTCGTTGACCCTAAACAGCTCTTTATTGGATCAAAGATTGGTGAGGGAGCTCATGGAAAAGTTTACCAAGGGAG GTATGGAGATCGAATTGTTGCCATAAAGGTCCTCAATCATGGCAACAATTCTGAAGAAAGGACTGCACTTGAAGGTCGTTTTGCCCGAGAAGTGACAATGATGTCAAGAGTTAAGCATGAAAATCTTGTGAAG TTTATTGGAGCGTGTAAAGATCCCTTGATGGTGTTAGTTACAGAGCTATTACCAGGCATGTCACTTCGAAAGTATTTGGTCAGCATCCGTCCAAAGCAGTTGGATCTTCATGTGGCACTAAATTATGCCCTTGACATTGCTCGAGCTATGGATTGTTTACATGCTAATGGGATTATCCATAGAGATCTTAAACCTG ATAATTTGTTGCTTACGGCCAATCAGCAGTCTGTGAAGCTAGCAGATTTTGGCCTTGCAAGGGAAGAATCTGTAACCGAAATGATGACTGCAGAAACAGGGACATATCGTTGGATGGCCCCTGAG TTGTACAGCACTGTTACCCTGCGTCAGGGAGAGAAGAAGCATTACAATAATAAGGTAGATGTTTACAGTTTTGGGATTGTTTTTTGGGAACTACTGACGAACCGTATGCCGTTTGAAGGAATGTCAAATTTGCAGGCTGCTTATGCTGCTGCTTTTAAG CAAGAGAGGCCTTCCATTCCAGAAGACATTTCCCCTGATCTCGCTTTCATTATGCAGTCATGCTGGGTTGAGGATCCCAATCTGCGACCTAGCTTCAGCCAAATCATCAGGATGCTGAACGAATTTCTCTTTGCACTGCCGCCACCAGAACCATCTTTGCAGGAAGCCCGGTCCAATGAAGCAACAGTTACAAGTAATGGCAGTATTGCAGAACTTTCTGCGCGAGCTAGAGGGAAATTTGCCTTTCTGCGTCAGCTCTTTGCTGCAAAGAAGGCAAGAAACTCACAGTAA
- the LOC113775940 gene encoding serine/threonine-protein kinase STY13 isoform X4 — MSCSDKYNRGEQRDCETPVVGCESDEGASRNGSTTTATSPHFCIDQKVLVDPKQLFIGSKIGEGAHGKVYQGRYGDRIVAIKVLNHGNNSEERTALEGRFAREVTMMSRVKHENLVKFIGACKDPLMVLVTELLPGMSLRKYLVSIRPKQLDLHVALNYALDIARAMDCLHANGIIHRDLKPDNLLLTANQQSVKLADFGLAREESVTEMMTAETGTYRWMAPELYSTVTLRQGEKKHYNNKSCWVEDPNLRPSFSQIIRMLNEFLFALPPPEPSLQEARSNEATVTSNGSIAELSARARGKFAFLRQLFAAKKARNSQ; from the exons ATGAGTTGCAGTGACAAGTATAACAGAGGAGAACAGAGGGACTGCGAAACACCAGTTGTCGGTTGTGAATCAGATGAGGGTGCCTCCAGGAATGGATCAACAACAACCGCAACCTCCCCACATTTTTGTATTGATCAAAAAGTTCTCGTTGACCCTAAACAGCTCTTTATTGGATCAAAGATTGGTGAGGGAGCTCATGGAAAAGTTTACCAAGGGAG GTATGGAGATCGAATTGTTGCCATAAAGGTCCTCAATCATGGCAACAATTCTGAAGAAAGGACTGCACTTGAAGGTCGTTTTGCCCGAGAAGTGACAATGATGTCAAGAGTTAAGCATGAAAATCTTGTGAAG TTTATTGGAGCGTGTAAAGATCCCTTGATGGTGTTAGTTACAGAGCTATTACCAGGCATGTCACTTCGAAAGTATTTGGTCAGCATCCGTCCAAAGCAGTTGGATCTTCATGTGGCACTAAATTATGCCCTTGACATTGCTCGAGCTATGGATTGTTTACATGCTAATGGGATTATCCATAGAGATCTTAAACCTG ATAATTTGTTGCTTACGGCCAATCAGCAGTCTGTGAAGCTAGCAGATTTTGGCCTTGCAAGGGAAGAATCTGTAACCGAAATGATGACTGCAGAAACAGGGACATATCGTTGGATGGCCCCTGAG TTGTACAGCACTGTTACCCTGCGTCAGGGAGAGAAGAAGCATTACAATAATAAG TCATGCTGGGTTGAGGATCCCAATCTGCGACCTAGCTTCAGCCAAATCATCAGGATGCTGAACGAATTTCTCTTTGCACTGCCGCCACCAGAACCATCTTTGCAGGAAGCCCGGTCCAATGAAGCAACAGTTACAAGTAATGGCAGTATTGCAGAACTTTCTGCGCGAGCTAGAGGGAAATTTGCCTTTCTGCGTCAGCTCTTTGCTGCAAAGAAGGCAAGAAACTCACAGTAA